The Cervus canadensis isolate Bull #8, Minnesota chromosome 13, ASM1932006v1, whole genome shotgun sequence genomic interval ACCCAATGACAGTGGGCAGGGTTGAGGGGGAGTGTGAAGCTTTAAGCCTCAGTGagctcagcagcagcagttccaAAGATGTGGAGAATGGCGggaaagagaagccaccacagccTGGTGCCAAGACCTCGAGCCGCAATGACTACATACACTCCGGCTTATATTCTTCTTTTACTCTCAACTCTTTGAACTCCTCCAATAGGAAGCTTTTCAAATCTATAAAGGTTGAGAATCCAGCTGAGAAATTGGCAGAGAAAAAGTCTCCTCAGGAGCCAACTCCATCTGTTATCAAATTTGTAACAACACCTTCAAAAAAGCCACCAGTTGAACCTCCTGCTGCCTCCATTTCAGCTGGCCCAGGTATTTCTCCATCTTCAGAAGAAACTATCCAAGCACTGGAGACTTTGGCTTCCCCCAGACTGCCTTCCCTGGAAGCACCAACTTCTGCATCAGGAGTTACTGCCCCTTTTACCACCACACCTCCTGTTTCGTCCGTGTCCCCTCTGCAGGAGCCTCCTAGAACTCCTTCACCACCGCTGAGTTCCAACCCAGACATGGACACAGACATGGAATCAGTGGCTTCTCAGCCAATGCAGCTTCCAGAGAACTTGTCCCTGGAGCCTAAAGACCAGGATTCAGCTTTGCAAGAAAAGGACAAAACTAATTCATCgaggtccaagaaacccaaagGGTTAGAGCTGGCACCGACCCTTGTGATCACGGGCAGTGATCCAAGTCCACTGGGAATATTAAGCCCATCTCTCCCTACAGCTTCTCTTACGCCAGCGCTTTTTTCGCAGGTaacattctctttccttttaatgccaccatttattttgttttttctcagcttttaaaaCAAATCCAGAATTTATAACCTCAGTTCTCATTCTCCTACATAGTAGGTTTGCTTTAGAGAGGTTATATGGGACCCTGTGAAAGTAACCTAATTTTTCCACTTtctcctaaagaaaataagtatattctctctctctctttggtggaggtggggggtggtctCATAAAACAACAGTGACAACCTCACGTTAGAAAATAACA includes:
- the ELK4 gene encoding ETS domain-containing protein Elk-4 gives rise to the protein MDSAITLWQFLLQLLKEPQNDHMICWTSDNGEFKLLQAEEVARLWGIRKNKPNMNYDKLSRALRYYYVKNIIKKVNGQKFVYKFVSYPEILNMDPMTVGRVEGECEALSLSELSSSSSKDVENGGKEKPPQPGAKTSSRNDYIHSGLYSSFTLNSLNSSNRKLFKSIKVENPAEKLAEKKSPQEPTPSVIKFVTTPSKKPPVEPPAASISAGPGISPSSEETIQALETLASPRLPSLEAPTSASGVTAPFTTTPPVSSVSPLQEPPRTPSPPLSSNPDMDTDMESVASQPMQLPENLSLEPKDQDSALQEKDKTNSSRSKKPKGLELAPTLVITGSDPSPLGILSPSLPTASLTPALFSQTPILLTPSPLLSSIHFWSTLSPVAPLSPARLQGANTLFQFPSVLNSHGPFTLSGLDGPSTPGPFSPDLQKT